TTAATATCCTGATTAAACACAATGGTAATGTAACTGTTGCCGAGCACGGCTTGAGTAGGGAAAGGTCCTTGGAAAGATACATTCTTCTCCCCATAGGCAACAGCTCTTGCTCCAAGCACAAGTCTGAAGGCCACATCCTGTTTATCCTCTGGATGAATACTATTGAAACACCCACCCAAAATCAGCATTAGACTCCACTTCTATTAGACAATTGGAATAAAGTTTCCATTCCTTCTCACCTGCCCCAAGGGGACTTTTCATCAGGTACATCAACAGCAACAGCCATGAAGGTGTTCTTCATGCGCTCATTAGGGACAAAGCCATAGTCTGCGGTCTGATGCCAGCGTATTTCTCTGAAGCCATCCTTTGGATCATTTGTCTTATATGTGCATAGctagaaataaaatgaaagtgcAATTTTGTGTTATACACTCTCAGCCAAAATAATTATATAGAAATCTCTTATAGTTGCCATGGCTCCGTTTATCTGATCAAGAAATACAGTATAAAACACATTAACTTCAGATCATTCAGACACCTGTTGATGTGGTTCTTAATTTGGTAACATTGTTTTAATTAGGCCACATTACTTAGAAGTGTCCTTGTTACATTCATCTACATACTATAGTAACTTCAAATTATGCATActgtaaatacagtgaataagtGTTGTTAATTAACATTACTAATAGTacaattacactttaaaaatgacaaaatagagTGTAACcatttaattactgtaaattattttggtgttaattattatcagtgttgatacagttgacatcagaattattagccccctgttattTTTCCTTAATTTCCGTTTAGCGaagggaagattttttcaatacatttctaaacataatagttttaataacttatttctaataaatgatttattttagctttgccatgataagacacttctatacagcttaaagtgacatttaaaggcttaagtaggttaattaggttaaccaggcaggattgggtaattaggcaagttattgtataatgatggtttattctgtagacgaaaaaaatatagcttaaaggggctaataattttgaccttaaaatggtttttaaaaaattaaaaactgcttttattcaatccaaaataaaacaaacaagactttctccagaagaaaaaatattatcagacagacTGAACATTtcattgctttgttaaacataatttgggaaatatttaaaaaaaaaaaaattcaaagggggggctaataattcaactgtatatttagatTACTATAATCTAAATATACAGTTGACATATTTAGATACTATACGTTTACtctaattttatataaataacacTTAAAATGTAGTGTATCCCAGTTTCCATAGAAAATATTAAGAGTAATAAACTATAAGATGTTTCAAAGCACAAAATCAGCTGATTAGAATTAACTGTGAAGGACTGGGACAAGTCTAAATTATTACTGCCAAAAGGTTTGCTTTATCATCCAAATAATTGaacgatattattattattcataaaaaaaaaaatatatatatatatataattattacaaaCTACTTCTAATTAGTATTagaaataggcatgggacgataattgTTTTTAAGGCATACCGcgctttggaaaagtcaagattttaaaccaccaaaattttctgctataccattcctttcgtttttttaggataacagtatctccagcagaaaagatatccaatgcCGTTCTGAATTTTCTGTTTTTGAAATTAACAAAGACAGCAGGAGTctataattaatttgaattatttagcctgacatgtttactgctccaaaatattttaaatgtttcttaaaataaaatatatcgtgTTCAAaggcaaaaaaagattttttttttttttacccagacatttaaaaagaatatattttagggtagtgatcacaataccgtgaaactgtgatatttttatccaaggttatcatgctgtcagaatcttatagcggcccatgcctaattagaAATAATGACACATAGGTCGTGTCCAAAATATTAAGACATATTTTATCCAGTACTGACTATTTAAAAGCACCTGAACAAATCCAAATGGAAAGTCTAATGCAGTCTGGCCCTCAGAGCCTTCATGGAAAGCTATTCTCCAGTCATCAATCATGCCAGGGAAAGTGCAGTTGTATTTATCCCTGTTGTAGTTTGCATTAGCCTCACCTGAGGTTAGAAAAAAGAAGGGATAAAACAGCAAGTGTTTGCACATTGTACAACTGCTATAAAGAAGCATTCTAAATGTACTACCTTGGTACCATATGACTCCGGTTATTGTCATGTTGAGTAATGGATGGATCATGGCATTCCACAGCACTGAACTGCTCCAGGTATTTTGCTCACTGCAGTCAATTCAGTTATAGAAGTTGAGAATGTTAAATAAGAGAAAAATCACTTCACTGTACTTTACTGTAGTGTATTATACTAAAACTATTTAAGCAACCTCATTTACCTATGTAGGTCAATGACAATTAGGAGTGTCTATAGTTTAAATCATGACCATAGTTTCATAAATCATGAcaaaaatgtttgtaatttaataCCATGTAGTGTTTAAAACATGAGTGTGCACAGTTTAATCTTCGATAAAAGTATGTTTTCCCAATGTAACCTTTTAAATACCATAATCTGTCATTGTTAATTCATTACAATCAACACATTTAAGGTTGCTGCAGAACAtactctaaaaatatataaactattgtaaCAATTATTATCAATCATTTATCAATACTAACAATTGCATAACAATTAAAATTGCAAGGGCTACTGAAGGCAATACCTTATTTCTAAATTGTTACCACCCAGCAAACAATGttatgtttaatagatgtctaatagacatctaaatgtagacagcttggttaaaacaaggctgtcagtaaaaatctactaaacatctaagaatagcccaaaactagactagtcgtatattagacagactttatatgtgtagtcattaatttctgtttatttgatgactagtctagttttggcctattctaagatgtctattagattttcactgacagcctaaaGTTAACCTTGTTTTAGCAAAGATGAccgtttagacatctattaaacatctattagacatcttttaaaaacaaaaaaatgcttgctggtgTTTTGTATGTTATCCCTAGTAAATTACATACTAGTGTACGAGTACTCAAATTAAAGATGACACAAATCCCCGCAAAATGTAACAATATAACACTTAATAACATAGTAAAACAGTGTATTCTGGTATCATACCTGATAACTGAGTTCTTTAAGCCACATTTGTGAAGTGCCCTTGGGGATGACCAGGCCTCAACAGGTGTTCCTCCCCAACTCGAATGAACCAGGCCTATGGGATAGTTCCGTTTCTCATAGAGGTAACGGCCAAAGAGCCAGCAAACTGCAGAGAAATGACTGAAATCCTTTCCACCAAGCAAGCCTTGAATGATGAACACACAAAGATAACAAGAACAGCTGTTGATCTCACTTCATGAAAAATGAGGTGTTATGCATAAAGCCTGCTAacacaaaaacaagaaaaaagttcAAAGCCAAATTCCATACCTGGTGTTGGTTTGGACCAAGGAACTTCCACTCCTGCGAGATCAGTTAGTTCCTTTTTGCTTTGTTCCAGCGCAGCCTGGAAAATTCTCACATCTGGGAACTTTGAGGCCATGGTTAGTTCCTCTGTTGCATTAATCACCTATTGAAGAACAAGACCTTATGATACACACCCGGAAGATGTGGCTAGCTGTGTTTCCATTACAAACTGCTGCAAAACCTTTGAagtaattattaaatgtttataaaatactTGCAAAAATTGACAGTTTCTATTATCCAGAGTTTATGTGACCAAAACTTGTCCTTGTGTGACAACAAATTCTAAAAATCATGCAGACAGATATATTCTATAGGTTTAGTTATATCACAGCCAACACACTcgtcattatttttaataaagggaGACATTAGACAAACATTAAGAGCAAGGTAGTACTCCCTGTACTTGATAGCAGCCACTAATGTGTTTCTTCCTGGAAAGTTATAGTGGATGATTTTGTGCGATATattgacatttttgcaaaatgGACATTTCCATTAGGCACATTTTTGCTTCCCATTTTCAATTTACAAGGGTAATGAAAATGTGCCTACTGTCACATTTGATGTTAAAAGAAATTTATTTACCTGGCCAACAGTGAATGCCATGTTACTTTGTCCACTACATAACCAGATGTCTCCAAAGAGCACATCTTTAAGAACAATCGAGCTATTAGTTGTGCTCTGATATGCAGTCAGTGTGTATGGACCACCAGCCTCCATAGGTTTGAGAGTTGTACGCCAAATACCTGCAAGACAAATGAACTTTCATTCCTTAGTATTTATCAAACCAGATATTCATTATTCTTTCTTTATATTTGTAATGAAATAAAATCTTAAATTCCTCTTGAAATCAAACTGCAAAAAATTCTCTTGTTAGCTCACATCTCTGAGACAGTTCACAAAGATGGTGCCCTCCCAATAGCAGTAATTCCATGGtatgtatgaaaatgtattgCGCACATGCTGCAATATACTTCTAAGTCCTCCATTTACCTAACTGATTTACAAGTAACGAATAAGGAAAGACTTAAATCCCCACAGGAATAAGTATTCAGTCTGAACGTCGAGGCAATAAAAGTGCCACTGCTTTGATTTGACAGTTATTTTAGCAATAGTAATATGATCAttcaataagcaaataataatagACAAGAACAATAAGAAGATGAACAGAACACAAAATGCAAAGAGGTTAATGTGCAATTAGTTTATATTAGATTCATCTGCTTGCCAGTATAATGTGCATTAAGGTAACTGAATTCGGTCTTTACAGCGTTAAGGCATAATCCACGTTAAGCATAAAGATAATTAAAACGTGCTTTATGTGGTattttataaatacagttgaagtcagaattattagcctccctgtttatttgtttccccaatttctgtttaacagagaaaataattttttcaacaaatttctaaacataatattttaataacttatttctaataactgatttatttgatctttgccatgatgacagtaaataatatttgactagatatttttcaagacgcttctatacagcttaaagtaacatttaaaggcttaactaggttaattaggttaattaggcaggttagggtaattaggcaagtcattgtataatgatggtttgttttgtagactatcaaaaaaaaaattgcttaaagggactaataattttgaccctaaaacgtttttttaaaaaataaaaaaatactgcttttattctagttgaaaaaatattatcggacatactgtgaaaatgtctttgctctgttaaacatcatttggaaaatatttttaaaaaattcaaagggggctactaattctgactttcaactgtatattagatCATTATACACATGGGTCAAACAATTACTACTGTAATTTCTCGTGGTCTAGTTACTTTTTTCCAGAGGGAGGCTACAAACTGATTATTCTCATTTGTTCTGTAGTTGAATGAACTTTGATCACATTGTGGTTGTCTTAGAGATATAGTGTTTATGACAAGTAAATTGTAAACCTGCTATTCGATATTAAATCAAATTGTGATAAAATTTATGttcataacaataataagctctggactttttttactctatattgacaTAAGAGTCAATCATacagcagaaatgtacaacaatgcataaatttgactttaacatgctaaaattacttgatttagattttgtattATGTcaacatgcctcctcattcatttcacttcttgtgtgtgttgtgtatgagcttgctcaatgtgcatgagcaaatgggttgtcgcATTGCAGTAAGTTTTAATtacacatgact
The window above is part of the Danio aesculapii chromosome 18, fDanAes4.1, whole genome shotgun sequence genome. Proteins encoded here:
- the siae gene encoding sialate O-acetylesterase; translated protein: IWRTTLKPMEAGGPYTLTAYQSTTNSSIVLKDVLFGDIWLCSGQSNMAFTVGQVINATEELTMASKFPDVRIFQAALEQSKKELTDLAGVEVPWSKPTPGLLGGKDFSHFSAVCWLFGRYLYEKRNYPIGLVHSSWGGTPVEAWSSPRALHKCGLKNSVISEQNTWSSSVLWNAMIHPLLNMTITGVIWYQGEANANYNRDKYNCTFPGMIDDWRIAFHEGSEGQTALDFPFGFVQLCTYKTNDPKDGFREIRWHQTADYGFVPNERMKNTFMAVAVDVPDEKSPWGSIHPEDKQDVAFRLVLGARAVAYGEKNVSFQGPFPTQAVLGNSYITIVFNQDIKASNEAGFFEICCSEDKMCETDDKWTPVAISSSGLNYIFVEIPPCPAAITAVRYLWTDWPCKFKACPIYSSDGLLPAPPFIMGITSQRPTTVF